One segment of Pontibacter akesuensis DNA contains the following:
- a CDS encoding OmpA family protein → MQTQLSKICKMAFALVFLLSASSNLFAQSGDQRTNIQIYGSALQYKGDITGDKDFGDLEWGGGLSLNRYISPSFDAGLHLTYGSTEAKGTGTMMGSMFDAQMGTAMLGLRLKLYGNILKEDAFIGPYLQIAGGGAWAKTDAMRADGSMQEDDKFFTTAARGGAGIRFRFSDAVSAFVETNYMVIGQDKIDGMDMGDNDRFLMHNVGLGFNLGKATDTDMDGVPDRRDECPDTPTGVQVDKKGCPLDGDADGVPDYQDECPTEAGVANLNGCPDRDGDGVADKNDQCPDEAGTAATNGCPDADGDGVADKDDKCPDTPAGVQVGADGCGVDTDGDGVADYEDACPNTAGPGMANGCPELDAETLRLLEEKVRFEFDQARVQDSYKQLLDSIVVVLGKYPDHVLLIKGHADYIGSEEYNQALSESRAQAVKDYLIQQGVQNPDRLVTKGYGESQPLVQVNERLPRRRTESQRARNRRVGFEMNTPDMQLNLE, encoded by the coding sequence ATGCAAACACAATTATCGAAAATTTGTAAAATGGCTTTTGCACTGGTGTTCTTGCTTTCAGCAAGTTCTAACCTGTTTGCACAAAGCGGCGATCAAAGAACGAACATACAGATATACGGAAGTGCCTTACAGTATAAAGGAGACATCACAGGCGACAAAGACTTCGGTGACCTGGAATGGGGTGGTGGTCTCTCGCTTAACCGTTATATCAGCCCTTCGTTTGATGCAGGTCTGCACCTGACGTATGGTAGTACAGAGGCCAAAGGCACAGGTACTATGATGGGAAGCATGTTTGATGCCCAGATGGGTACTGCCATGTTAGGCTTACGCCTTAAACTGTATGGCAACATCCTGAAGGAGGACGCCTTTATCGGCCCGTACCTGCAGATTGCCGGTGGTGGTGCCTGGGCTAAGACAGACGCGATGCGCGCTGATGGCTCGATGCAGGAAGACGACAAGTTCTTCACGACTGCTGCCAGAGGTGGTGCCGGTATTCGTTTCCGCTTTTCTGATGCGGTGAGTGCCTTTGTTGAAACCAACTACATGGTTATTGGCCAGGACAAGATTGACGGCATGGACATGGGCGACAACGATCGTTTCCTGATGCACAACGTAGGCCTTGGCTTTAACCTGGGTAAGGCTACAGACACGGACATGGACGGTGTGCCGGACAGAAGAGACGAGTGCCCTGACACCCCAACTGGTGTGCAGGTAGACAAAAAAGGTTGCCCACTTGACGGTGACGCCGACGGTGTTCCGGATTACCAGGATGAGTGCCCTACTGAAGCAGGTGTTGCCAACCTGAATGGTTGCCCGGACCGCGACGGTGACGGTGTAGCTGACAAGAATGACCAGTGCCCTGATGAGGCCGGAACAGCTGCCACAAACGGTTGCCCTGACGCTGACGGTGACGGTGTTGCCGACAAAGACGACAAGTGCCCAGATACCCCAGCCGGTGTGCAGGTAGGTGCTGATGGTTGCGGTGTTGACACAGATGGTGACGGTGTTGCCGATTACGAAGATGCTTGCCCGAACACTGCAGGCCCTGGAATGGCGAACGGTTGCCCTGAACTGGATGCCGAAACGCTAAGATTACTGGAAGAGAAGGTTCGCTTCGAGTTTGACCAGGCCCGTGTACAGGATTCTTACAAGCAATTGCTGGATAGCATCGTAGTAGTTCTTGGTAAGTACCCGGATCACGTGCTGCTGATCAAAGGACACGCTGATTACATCGGTTCTGAAGAGTACAACCAGGCGCTTTCTGAAAGCCGTGCACAAGCTGTGAAGGATTACCTGATTCAGCAGGGTGTGCAGAACCCAGACCGTTTGGTAACAAAAGGTTACGGTGAGAGCCAGCCACTTGTACAGGTGAACGAGCGTCTGCCACGCCGCAGAACTGAAAGCCAGAGAGCCAGAAACAGAAGGGTAGGATTCGAAATGAACACCCCGGACATGCAGCTGAACCTGGAGTAA
- a CDS encoding aspartate carbamoyltransferase catalytic subunit — protein MQELSVRHLLGIKDITPQDIQLIFETADNFKDVLNRPIKKVPSLRDITIANVFFENSTRTRLSFELAEKRLSADVINFSSSSSSVKKGETLLDTVNNILAMKVDMIVMRHSSPGAPHFLSKHIKANIVNAGDGTHEHPTQALLDSFSIRERLGEVAGKKVVIIGDILHSRVALSNIFALQKQGAEVMVCGPSTLLPKHITQLGVKVETNVRRALEWCDVANVLRIQLERQQMKFFPSLREYTLYYGIDKKLLDSLNKEIVLMHPGPINRGVELSSDAADSNHSIILNQVENGVAIRMAVLYLLAQNG, from the coding sequence ATGCAAGAGCTCAGCGTCCGGCACCTGTTAGGCATCAAAGACATCACCCCACAAGACATCCAGCTCATCTTTGAGACGGCTGATAATTTTAAAGATGTTCTGAACAGGCCCATCAAAAAAGTGCCTTCGCTGCGCGACATCACCATTGCCAATGTTTTCTTTGAGAACTCCACGCGCACGCGCCTCTCCTTTGAGCTGGCTGAAAAGCGCCTGTCGGCCGATGTGATTAACTTTAGCTCCTCCTCCTCTTCGGTGAAAAAAGGCGAAACGCTGCTGGACACGGTAAACAACATCTTGGCAATGAAAGTGGACATGATTGTGATGCGCCACTCCAGCCCCGGTGCCCCGCACTTCCTGAGCAAGCACATCAAGGCAAACATCGTAAACGCCGGCGACGGCACGCACGAACACCCGACACAGGCCCTGCTGGATTCGTTTTCTATCCGGGAGAGGTTAGGGGAGGTAGCTGGCAAAAAGGTGGTGATCATCGGTGATATTCTGCACTCCCGGGTGGCGCTTTCCAATATTTTTGCCCTCCAGAAACAAGGCGCCGAGGTGATGGTGTGTGGGCCAAGCACCCTGCTGCCAAAGCACATCACCCAGTTGGGCGTAAAAGTGGAGACAAACGTGCGCAGGGCTTTGGAGTGGTGTGATGTGGCCAATGTGCTGCGCATCCAGCTGGAGCGCCAGCAAATGAAGTTCTTTCCTTCGCTGCGTGAGTACACGCTCTACTACGGCATTGACAAAAAGCTGCTGGACAGCCTGAACAAAGAGATTGTGCTGATGCACCCCGGCCCCATCAACCGCGGTGTGGAGCTCAGTTCTGATGCCGCTGATTCGAACCACTCCATTATCCTGAACCAGGTGGAAAACGGTGTGGCCATCCGCATGGCTGTTTTATACTTGCTGGCGCAAAACGGGTAA
- the pyrR gene encoding bifunctional pyr operon transcriptional regulator/uracil phosphoribosyltransferase PyrR — translation MQKRLIVNQQLLEIMVMRLCHQLIESHGDFSDSVILGLQPRGKYVAQRIQSTLAAILGKQVPTGLLDTTFHRDDFRRRDTPIAANATKIDFLVEGKKVILVDDVLYTGRSVRAALDAMIAYGRPANVELLVLIDRLYTRHLPIQPTYVGRQVNSLLSQRVLVEWQGEQAAEDAIWLITKSDE, via the coding sequence ATGCAGAAAAGACTCATCGTAAACCAGCAACTGCTCGAGATCATGGTGATGCGCCTGTGCCACCAGCTCATCGAGAGCCACGGTGATTTTTCTGATTCTGTTATTCTGGGCCTCCAGCCGCGTGGCAAGTACGTAGCCCAGCGTATTCAGAGCACCTTAGCCGCCATTCTAGGCAAACAAGTGCCTACCGGCCTACTCGATACCACTTTCCACCGCGATGATTTCCGCCGCCGCGATACACCGATTGCCGCCAATGCCACTAAGATTGATTTCCTGGTAGAGGGCAAAAAGGTAATCCTGGTGGATGACGTGCTGTACACGGGCCGCTCGGTGCGGGCGGCGCTGGATGCCATGATCGCCTACGGCCGTCCGGCCAATGTGGAGTTGCTCGTGCTTATCGACCGCCTGTACACGCGCCACCTGCCCATTCAGCCAACCTATGTGGGGCGGCAGGTAAATTCCCTGCTTAGCCAGCGGGTTTTGGTGGAGTGGCAAGGCGAGCAGGCAGCAGAAGATGCCATATGGCTTATCACCAAATCCGACGAATAA
- a CDS encoding EVE domain-containing protein: MQHWLAKSEPDKYSWADLVKDGRTMWDGVRNYQARNNMQQMQPGDLVLFYHSVSEKAIVGIAKVDKAAYPDPTSEEQGKWVVVDLVPFRDFKEPVTLEQIKKDERLQDIALLRQSRLSVMPLKAEEFDVLLALGN; the protein is encoded by the coding sequence ATGCAACACTGGTTAGCAAAATCAGAACCTGATAAATACTCCTGGGCAGACTTAGTGAAAGACGGCCGCACCATGTGGGACGGCGTACGCAACTACCAGGCCCGCAACAACATGCAGCAAATGCAGCCCGGCGACCTGGTGCTGTTCTACCACAGCGTATCCGAAAAGGCCATTGTGGGCATTGCCAAGGTGGATAAAGCCGCTTACCCCGACCCAACCTCTGAGGAACAGGGCAAGTGGGTGGTGGTAGACCTGGTGCCCTTCCGTGACTTTAAGGAGCCTGTAACATTGGAGCAGATCAAGAAAGACGAGCGGTTGCAGGATATTGCGCTGCTCCGCCAGTCGCGCCTTTCCGTAATGCCGCTGAAAGCCGAGGAGTTTGATGTATTGCTGGCTTTGGGCAATTAG
- the polX gene encoding DNA polymerase/3'-5' exonuclease PolX: protein MENKKIIKQFKLAAELMELHDENPFKIRSYTNAVGALELVEEPLEQLTQAQLEGIQGVGKGIAAKIIEINQNGSFAELDQMLQVTPNGVVEMLRIKGIGPKKVRNLWKELGAETVEELLEACEQDKVSKLKGFGAKTQENIRQALLFTQQNRGKLLYAEAESMAAQLHESIQNVLPNAEVELVGDVRRRLEIVESLQFILATEAPVQAQQALQSIDELEENVKASGPLVWRGHHATSNLSVEVKLVPNARFANEVFLHSAAVEHLAQHFTSSTNLLTVVREQGYDSEADIYKSAGMAYIAPELREGTNELQLALENKLPTLLELSDLKGSLHNHSTYSDGAHTLEQMAIFLRDEGYEYLGISDHSKTASYAGGLREGDVLRQQKEIDELNKKLAPFRIFKGIESDILGDGSLDYAEDILKTFDFVVASIHSSLNMDEQKATTRLITAIENPYTTMLGHPTGRLLLRREGYPINHKMVIDACAANNVIIEINSNPWRLDLDWRYVQYALEKGVLLSINPDAHHTNGYADMKYGVLMGRKGGLTKEMTFNTKSVEEVAQYFRERKEKIK, encoded by the coding sequence TTGGAAAATAAGAAGATTATAAAACAGTTTAAGCTAGCGGCCGAACTGATGGAGCTGCACGACGAGAATCCCTTTAAGATCCGCTCGTACACCAATGCGGTGGGCGCGCTGGAACTGGTGGAGGAGCCGCTGGAGCAGCTGACGCAGGCGCAGTTAGAAGGTATACAGGGCGTGGGCAAAGGCATCGCGGCCAAGATCATCGAGATCAACCAAAACGGCTCTTTTGCCGAGCTGGACCAGATGCTGCAGGTAACGCCGAACGGCGTGGTGGAGATGCTTCGTATTAAGGGCATAGGGCCTAAAAAAGTGCGTAACCTTTGGAAAGAGCTCGGTGCCGAAACGGTGGAGGAACTGCTGGAGGCCTGCGAGCAGGACAAGGTAAGCAAGCTGAAAGGCTTCGGTGCCAAAACGCAGGAAAACATCAGGCAGGCGCTGCTTTTCACGCAGCAGAACCGGGGCAAGCTGCTTTATGCCGAGGCAGAAAGTATGGCAGCGCAGCTGCATGAAAGTATACAAAACGTTTTGCCAAACGCTGAAGTGGAGTTGGTGGGCGATGTGCGCCGCCGCCTGGAGATTGTGGAAAGCCTGCAGTTTATACTTGCCACCGAGGCGCCGGTGCAGGCACAGCAGGCGCTGCAAAGTATAGATGAGCTGGAGGAAAATGTGAAAGCCTCAGGTCCGCTGGTGTGGCGCGGCCACCATGCCACGAGTAATTTATCGGTGGAGGTGAAGCTGGTGCCGAATGCACGGTTTGCCAACGAGGTGTTCCTGCACTCTGCCGCTGTCGAGCACCTGGCGCAGCATTTTACCAGCAGCACCAACCTGCTGACGGTGGTGCGGGAGCAGGGCTATGATTCGGAGGCGGACATTTACAAATCAGCGGGCATGGCCTATATTGCGCCGGAACTGCGCGAAGGAACTAACGAGCTGCAACTGGCGCTGGAGAATAAATTGCCTACGCTACTGGAGTTATCCGATCTGAAAGGCAGCCTGCACAACCACAGCACCTATTCCGACGGGGCGCACACGCTGGAGCAAATGGCCATCTTCCTGCGCGACGAAGGCTACGAATACCTGGGTATTTCTGATCATTCTAAAACCGCATCCTACGCCGGTGGCTTGCGCGAGGGTGATGTGCTGCGCCAGCAAAAAGAGATCGATGAACTGAACAAGAAGCTGGCTCCTTTCAGAATATTTAAAGGCATTGAGTCTGATATTTTGGGCGACGGCTCGCTGGATTATGCCGAGGACATTCTGAAGACGTTCGACTTTGTAGTGGCCAGCATCCACAGCAGCCTGAACATGGATGAGCAGAAGGCTACCACACGACTCATCACCGCTATCGAGAACCCGTACACCACCATGCTTGGCCACCCAACCGGTCGGTTATTACTGCGCCGCGAGGGCTACCCGATCAACCATAAAATGGTGATTGATGCCTGCGCTGCCAACAACGTCATCATCGAGATCAATTCAAACCCCTGGCGCCTCGACCTGGACTGGCGCTACGTGCAGTATGCGCTCGAGAAAGGAGTGCTGCTAAGTATAAACCCGGATGCCCACCACACCAACGGCTATGCCGACATGAAGTATGGCGTGCTGATGGGCCGCAAAGGAGGCCTTACCAAAGAGATGACCTTTAACACGAAATCGGTGGAGGAAGTGGCGCAGTATTTCAGGGAGCGGAAGGAGAAAATAAAGTAG
- a CDS encoding glycosyltransferase family 9 protein, producing the protein MPKILILRFSSIGDIVLTTPVIRCIKEQVPGAEVHYCTKKAFQPILANNPHVDKVHVLEDSLNKLVQELKAESFDYVVDLHNNLRTRIIKTRLRKPSRSFDKLNYEKWLMVNFKRNQLPDVHIVQRYLDTAAALGVKDDGKGLEYFIPAQDDVDLQTLPEPFRNGYVAFAIGAQHFTKRLPTPRIVELCEQFQQPVILLGGKEDAATGEEIAAHFDTLNTTHGTRTTSNEQRTTVYNACGKYNLNGSASLVRQAAQVVSHDTGLMHIASAFQKDIISVWGNTIPEFGMYPFRTRYKVLEVHGLSCRPCSKIGYSKCPKGHFKCMWDIPFNDLNFNEEANTYGQI; encoded by the coding sequence ATGCCTAAAATTCTCATACTCCGTTTTTCATCTATCGGCGACATCGTGCTGACGACGCCGGTGATCCGCTGCATTAAAGAGCAGGTGCCGGGGGCGGAGGTGCATTACTGTACCAAGAAAGCATTTCAACCCATACTTGCCAACAACCCGCACGTGGACAAGGTGCATGTGCTGGAGGATAGCCTGAACAAACTGGTGCAGGAGCTGAAAGCTGAGAGCTTCGATTATGTGGTAGATTTGCACAACAACCTGCGTACTCGCATCATCAAGACCAGGCTACGGAAGCCCAGCCGCAGCTTCGACAAGCTGAATTATGAGAAGTGGCTGATGGTGAACTTTAAGCGCAACCAACTGCCGGATGTGCACATCGTGCAGCGTTATTTAGATACCGCTGCTGCCCTGGGCGTGAAAGACGATGGCAAAGGGCTGGAGTATTTCATCCCTGCCCAGGACGATGTGGACCTGCAGACGCTGCCGGAGCCTTTCCGGAACGGGTACGTGGCCTTTGCCATCGGAGCGCAGCACTTCACTAAGCGCCTGCCTACGCCACGCATTGTGGAACTGTGTGAACAGTTTCAGCAGCCGGTCATACTTTTGGGAGGAAAGGAAGATGCTGCCACCGGGGAGGAAATAGCTGCTCATTTCGATACACTGAACACGACACACGGCACACGAACAACTAGCAACGAGCAACGAACAACGGTTTACAATGCCTGCGGCAAGTATAACCTCAACGGCTCGGCCTCGTTGGTAAGGCAGGCAGCGCAGGTGGTAAGTCACGACACGGGCCTGATGCACATTGCGTCGGCTTTTCAGAAAGACATCATCAGCGTGTGGGGCAACACAATTCCGGAATTCGGCATGTATCCGTTCCGCACCAGGTATAAAGTGCTGGAAGTACACGGCCTCAGCTGCCGTCCTTGCTCCAAAATAGGCTACAGCAAATGTCCAAAAGGGCATTTCAAATGCATGTGGGATATCCCGTTCAATGATTTAAATTTTAACGAAGAAGCTAATACTTATGGCCAAATATAA
- the serS gene encoding serine--tRNA ligase, translated as MLQLTVLREQTEQVIAGLNKKNYKNAAEEVAILLGLDQQRRQVQNEHDTLQSQANANAKEIGMLMKNGEREKAEVAKAETADLKQQIKFLAEQLSSVEEEIQKSLYKLPNLPHESVPAGRSAEDNEVVLEHGQIPQLHEGAQPHWELIQKYDIIDFELGNKVSGAGFPFYKGKGARLQRALINFFLNEAMNAGYVEVQAPILVNEASGYGTGQLPDKDGQMYHATADNLYLIPTAEVPITNMYRDEIIPVDKLPLKNTGHTPCFRREAGSWGADVRGLNRLHQFDKVEIVQVTLPEKSYETLEEMSHYIQGLLQKLELPYRVLRLCGGDMGFTSALTYDMEVYSAAQGRWLEVSSASNFETYQANRLKLRYKNESGKTQLLHTLNGSALALPRIVAAILENNQTPEGINMPKVLHPYLGFEKID; from the coding sequence ATGCTACAGCTTACAGTTTTAAGAGAGCAGACCGAGCAGGTGATTGCCGGTTTGAACAAGAAAAACTACAAAAACGCGGCCGAAGAAGTAGCCATCCTGCTGGGGCTCGACCAGCAGCGACGCCAGGTGCAGAACGAGCATGACACCCTGCAGAGCCAGGCCAATGCTAACGCCAAGGAAATCGGCATGCTGATGAAAAACGGGGAGCGCGAGAAAGCCGAGGTAGCCAAAGCAGAAACTGCCGACCTGAAGCAGCAGATCAAGTTCCTGGCAGAGCAGCTGTCGTCGGTAGAGGAGGAAATCCAGAAATCGCTATACAAACTGCCCAACCTGCCGCACGAAAGCGTGCCGGCCGGCAGAAGCGCCGAAGACAACGAGGTCGTGCTGGAGCACGGGCAGATTCCGCAACTGCACGAAGGCGCGCAGCCGCATTGGGAGCTGATCCAGAAGTATGACATCATCGATTTTGAATTAGGCAATAAAGTGTCCGGTGCTGGTTTCCCTTTCTACAAAGGCAAGGGAGCCCGGCTGCAGCGCGCGCTTATTAACTTCTTCCTGAATGAGGCGATGAATGCCGGCTACGTGGAAGTGCAGGCCCCGATCCTGGTAAACGAGGCCTCCGGCTACGGTACAGGCCAGCTGCCGGATAAGGACGGCCAGATGTACCATGCCACGGCAGACAACCTGTACCTGATCCCGACGGCTGAGGTGCCGATCACGAACATGTACCGCGACGAGATAATCCCGGTTGACAAGCTCCCGCTCAAGAACACCGGCCATACGCCTTGCTTCCGCCGTGAGGCAGGCTCCTGGGGTGCCGATGTCCGCGGCCTGAACCGCCTGCACCAGTTCGACAAAGTAGAGATTGTGCAGGTAACGCTGCCGGAGAAATCATACGAGACGCTGGAGGAGATGAGCCACTACATTCAGGGGCTGCTGCAGAAGCTGGAGCTGCCTTACCGCGTGCTGCGCCTGTGCGGCGGCGACATGGGCTTCACCTCCGCCCTCACCTACGACATGGAGGTATACTCTGCCGCCCAGGGCCGCTGGCTGGAGGTGAGTTCTGCCTCTAACTTCGAGACCTACCAGGCCAACCGCCTGAAGCTGCGCTATAAGAACGAGTCGGGCAAAACACAGCTGCTGCACACGCTGAACGGTAGCGCCCTGGCCCTGCCGCGCATCGTAGCCGCTATCCTGGAGAACAACCAGACGCCAGAAGGCATCAACATGCCAAAGGTGCTGCACCCATACCTGGGCTTTGAGAAGATTGATTAG
- the rho gene encoding transcription termination factor Rho: MYKIEEMKDRLLSELKEIAEDLGVKNFKKLSKQEIIYKILDQQAVTPPETLSKKYKSPVPAASSDSDSPADNTDTTVSEPAKDSEPVSVSEPAERPAPVARRTAEAPQKTERRARTQTVKSAEDTTKAFVPAESPVKDHGSQNNRERVRRDPRSESKEEGRNESRDNRGNDSRDNRNDSRSNENSSSNRDHNRQDTRSQDTRESRNDNRGNDNREQRTENRENRNESRNDNRGNDNRENRNDSRSNDNNPRRNNSQQGGNTTNFKEFDGIILNEGVLELMQDGYGFLRSTHYNYLASPDDIYVSPSQIKLFGLKTGDTVKGQIRPPKEGEKYFALLKVETINGRTTEEIRDRIPFQHLTPLFPEERLQLTTRPSQLSTRILDLFAPIGKGQRGMIVAQPKTGKTVLLKEIANAITENHPEVYLMILLIDERPEEVTDMARSVNAEVIASTFDETAERHVKVSSIVLDKAKRMVECGHDVVILLDSITRLARAYNTVVPSSGKILSGGVDANALHKPKRFFGAARNVENGGSLTIIATALIDTGSKMDEVIFEEFKGTGNMELQLDRKLANRRTYPAIDVPASGTRREDLLMDRDELNRIWILRKFMSDMNSIEAMEFLKERMKGTKSNEEFLISMNG; this comes from the coding sequence ATGTACAAAATTGAAGAAATGAAAGATAGGCTTCTTTCAGAGCTCAAAGAAATTGCTGAGGACCTGGGTGTTAAGAACTTCAAAAAGCTTAGCAAACAAGAGATCATCTACAAGATCCTCGACCAGCAAGCCGTAACTCCTCCAGAAACCCTATCAAAAAAGTACAAATCTCCAGTTCCTGCCGCTTCTTCTGATTCTGATTCGCCAGCAGATAACACAGACACAACTGTAAGTGAGCCCGCCAAAGACAGTGAGCCTGTAAGTGTAAGCGAACCTGCCGAACGCCCTGCTCCAGTTGCCAGAAGGACCGCAGAAGCGCCACAAAAAACCGAGCGCCGTGCACGCACGCAAACTGTAAAGAGTGCTGAAGACACCACCAAGGCATTTGTACCGGCAGAATCTCCGGTAAAGGACCATGGCTCGCAGAACAACCGGGAGCGCGTGCGCCGCGACCCACGCAGCGAAAGTAAGGAGGAAGGCCGCAACGAGAGCAGAGACAACCGAGGCAACGATTCCCGCGATAACCGCAACGACAGCCGTAGCAACGAGAACAGCAGCAGCAACAGAGACCATAACCGCCAGGATACACGCAGCCAGGATACGAGAGAATCCAGAAACGATAACCGCGGCAACGATAACAGGGAGCAGCGAACTGAAAACCGTGAGAACCGCAACGAGAGTCGTAATGATAACCGCGGCAACGACAACCGTGAGAACCGCAACGACAGCCGAAGCAACGACAATAACCCACGCCGTAACAACTCACAGCAGGGCGGCAATACCACTAACTTTAAAGAGTTTGATGGCATTATCCTAAACGAGGGTGTGCTGGAACTGATGCAGGATGGGTATGGCTTCCTGCGCTCCACGCATTATAACTACCTTGCCTCTCCGGATGATATCTACGTTTCTCCGTCGCAGATCAAGCTTTTTGGTTTGAAGACTGGTGACACGGTGAAAGGCCAGATCCGTCCGCCGAAAGAAGGCGAAAAATACTTTGCCCTGCTGAAAGTGGAAACCATCAATGGACGTACCACCGAGGAAATCCGTGACCGTATCCCGTTCCAGCACCTGACGCCGCTTTTCCCGGAAGAGCGCCTGCAACTGACAACACGCCCCAGCCAGCTATCTACCAGAATTCTGGACCTTTTTGCCCCAATTGGTAAAGGCCAGCGTGGTATGATCGTGGCACAGCCGAAGACCGGTAAAACCGTGTTGCTGAAAGAAATAGCGAACGCCATCACCGAGAATCACCCGGAAGTATACCTGATGATTTTGTTGATTGATGAGCGTCCGGAAGAAGTAACGGACATGGCCCGTAGCGTAAACGCCGAGGTAATTGCCTCTACGTTTGATGAGACGGCCGAGCGTCATGTGAAAGTATCGAGCATTGTGCTGGATAAAGCAAAGCGCATGGTGGAGTGCGGCCACGACGTGGTTATCCTGCTTGACTCGATCACCCGTTTGGCCCGTGCTTATAACACTGTGGTTCCATCTTCTGGTAAGATCTTATCGGGTGGTGTGGATGCCAACGCGCTGCACAAGCCGAAGCGTTTCTTCGGTGCGGCCCGTAACGTGGAGAACGGCGGCTCACTGACCATTATCGCCACTGCCCTGATTGATACGGGCTCTAAGATGGACGAAGTAATTTTCGAAGAATTCAAGGGTACCGGTAACATGGAACTGCAGCTGGATCGCAAACTGGCGAACAGACGCACATACCCTGCCATCGACGTGCCTGCTTCCGGCACACGCCGTGAGGACCTGCTGATGGACAGAGACGAACTGAACCGTATCTGGATCCTGCGCAAGTTCATGTCCGACATGAATTCTATCGAAGCGATGGAGTTCCTGAAGGAAAGAATGAAGGGCACCAAGAGCAACGAGGAGTTCCTGATTTCGATGAACGGATAG
- a CDS encoding UbiA family prenyltransferase, whose amino-acid sequence MNSYRNALTLMRIPFSVFLMPIFWFALSAMPHLEVWRALVVFLILHLLVYPASNGYNSYFDRDEGSIGGLKHPPKVTRQLMHLVLLFDIAAVVSGLLLSPLFACLVALYLLTSKAYSYEGIRLKRYPFISTFIVTFFQGAYTFLLVQLGAGMALQEVLQAPNIWFALVSTLLLCGSYPLTQIYQHAEDSRRGDRTLSLVLGIRGTYLFAALSLLAGTGLLLWLYFTTEQVRSIFIYLVCTAPIVYFFSGWALRALKDRRAVNYENSMLMNKLSSLCISLAFVLMLLLRNWRM is encoded by the coding sequence ATGAACAGTTACAGGAATGCACTTACACTGATGCGGATACCTTTTTCGGTGTTTCTGATGCCGATTTTCTGGTTTGCCCTTAGTGCCATGCCGCATCTAGAGGTTTGGCGGGCACTGGTTGTTTTCCTGATCCTGCACCTCCTCGTGTACCCGGCCAGCAACGGCTACAACTCTTATTTCGACCGCGACGAGGGAAGCATTGGCGGCTTAAAGCATCCACCCAAAGTGACGCGCCAACTGATGCACCTCGTGTTACTGTTCGATATTGCGGCCGTTGTTTCCGGGCTGCTGCTCTCCCCGCTTTTCGCCTGCCTTGTTGCCTTGTACCTGCTCACCTCCAAAGCCTACAGCTACGAAGGCATCCGGCTCAAGCGCTATCCCTTTATCAGCACGTTCATCGTCACTTTTTTCCAGGGTGCGTATACTTTTCTGCTGGTGCAGTTAGGCGCTGGCATGGCGCTGCAAGAGGTGCTGCAAGCGCCCAACATCTGGTTCGCGCTGGTGAGCACGCTCCTGCTCTGCGGCTCCTATCCGCTTACCCAGATTTACCAGCATGCCGAAGACAGCCGCCGCGGCGACCGCACGCTTAGCCTTGTGCTGGGCATCCGGGGCACCTATCTTTTCGCGGCACTTAGCTTGCTGGCGGGCACAGGGCTGTTGCTCTGGCTATACTTTACAACGGAGCAGGTGCGTAGTATTTTCATATACCTGGTCTGCACCGCTCCCATCGTTTACTTCTTTTCGGGCTGGGCGCTGCGTGCGCTGAAAGACCGGCGGGCCGTGAATTACGAGAACTCCATGCTGATGAACAAGCTCTCCTCGCTGTGCATCAGTCTTGCTTTTGTACTGATGCTGCTGTTGCGCAACTGGAGAATGTAA